Proteins from a genomic interval of Halopseudomonas litoralis:
- the ndk gene encoding nucleoside-diphosphate kinase: protein MAVERTLSIIKPDAVAKNVVGQILSRFEQAGLSIAAAKMVQLSQADAEGFYAEHKERPFFKDLVSFMISGPVVVQVLEGEGAVLKNRDLMGATNPKEAAAGTIRADFAESIDANAVHGSDSATSAAREIGYFFAETELCQRTR, encoded by the coding sequence ATGGCCGTAGAACGCACCCTGTCCATTATCAAGCCCGATGCCGTTGCCAAGAATGTTGTTGGTCAGATCCTGAGCCGCTTCGAGCAGGCTGGTCTGAGCATCGCTGCGGCCAAGATGGTTCAACTGTCCCAGGCTGATGCCGAAGGTTTCTACGCTGAGCACAAAGAGCGTCCTTTCTTCAAGGATCTGGTCAGCTTCATGATTTCCGGCCCGGTTGTCGTACAGGTTCTGGAAGGCGAAGGCGCAGTACTGAAGAACCGTGATCTGATGGGTGCTACCAACCCGAAAGAAGCGGCTGCCGGTACCATCCGCGCTGACTTCGCTGAATCAATCGATGCCAACGCCGTTCACGGTTCCGATTCCGCTACCTCCGCGGCCCGTGAAATCGGCTACTTCTTCGCCGAAACCGAGCTGTGCCAGCGTACTCGCTGA
- a CDS encoding IscS subfamily cysteine desulfurase, producing the protein MKLPIYLDYAATTPVDPRVAEKMCACLTMDGNFANPASRSHLYGWQAEEAIELARRQVADLVGADPREIVWTSGATESDNLAIKGAARAFAERGRHIITSQIEHKAVIDSCRQLEREGFEVTYLKPGSDGLITVPQLQAALREDTILVSLMQVNNEIGVINDIAALGAVARERRVLFHVDAAQSTGKLAIDVKQLPVDLMSFSAHKTYGPKGVGALYVRRSPDVRIEALIHGGGHERGMRSGTLAPHQLVGMGAAFALAGAEMVAENQRMAALHAQLLEGLAGLDGVFVNGSTEHRVPHNLNLAFVGVDGELLLLALRDLALSTGSACTSASVEPSYVLRAIGLPDELAHSSIRLSLGRFTTEDDIRQTSEVLCNAVLKLRKAG; encoded by the coding sequence ATGAAATTGCCGATTTATCTGGATTACGCTGCCACCACGCCGGTTGATCCGCGTGTGGCGGAGAAGATGTGCGCCTGCCTGACCATGGATGGCAACTTTGCCAACCCCGCCTCGCGCTCGCACCTGTATGGCTGGCAGGCCGAGGAAGCCATCGAGCTGGCGCGGCGTCAGGTTGCCGATCTGGTGGGTGCCGACCCGCGCGAGATCGTCTGGACCTCTGGTGCCACCGAGTCGGACAACCTGGCCATCAAGGGCGCCGCCCGCGCCTTCGCTGAACGTGGTCGGCATATCATCACCTCGCAGATCGAACACAAGGCAGTGATCGACAGCTGTCGACAGCTCGAACGTGAAGGCTTCGAGGTCACTTATCTGAAGCCGGGCAGCGATGGGCTGATCACCGTGCCGCAGCTGCAGGCGGCGCTGCGTGAAGACACCATTCTGGTGTCGCTGATGCAGGTCAATAACGAAATCGGCGTGATCAATGATATCGCTGCGCTGGGCGCGGTGGCCCGGGAGCGGCGCGTGTTGTTCCATGTCGATGCAGCGCAGTCCACCGGCAAGCTGGCGATTGATGTCAAACAGCTGCCCGTCGACCTGATGTCGTTCAGCGCCCACAAGACCTATGGCCCCAAGGGCGTGGGCGCGCTCTATGTGCGACGCTCGCCGGATGTGCGTATCGAGGCGCTGATCCATGGCGGCGGGCACGAGCGCGGCATGCGCTCAGGCACCCTGGCTCCGCACCAGTTGGTCGGTATGGGTGCGGCATTCGCCCTGGCAGGCGCCGAGATGGTGGCCGAAAACCAGCGCATGGCAGCGCTGCATGCACAGTTGCTCGAAGGGCTGGCCGGTCTGGACGGGGTTTTTGTCAACGGTTCGACGGAGCATCGGGTACCGCATAACCTGAACCTGGCCTTTGTCGGCGTGGATGGCGAGTTGTTATTGCTGGCATTGCGTGATCTGGCGCTGTCCACCGGGTCAGCCTGCACTTCGGCTTCGGTCGAGCCGTCCTACGTGTTGCGCGCGATCGGCCTTCCGGATGAGCTGGCGCACAGTTCCATTCGTCTGTCGCTGGGCCGCTTCACCACTGAAGATGATATACGGCAGACGTCTGAGGTGCTCTGCAACGCCGTGCTCAAGCTGCGCAAAGCCGGGTAA
- the cysE gene encoding serine O-acetyltransferase: MFDRMKEDIASVFHRDPAARNKLEVLFCYPGLHAIWFHRLAHCLWVRDARLLARMVSNLGRWLTGIELHPGAKVGRRFFIDHGMGVVIGETAEIGDDVTLYQGVTLGGTSWNKGKRHPTLEDGVVVGAGAKVLGPFTVGKGAKIGSNAVVTKAVPAGATAVGIPGRIIVKEEVVDEQQIKRQAMAEKIGFDAYGETRDMPDPVARAIGLMLDHMHAVDGRIEGMCQALNELGSDYCARDLPKLDTEDFESLMDDADVESSAPDADSSAPR; encoded by the coding sequence ATGTTTGACAGAATGAAGGAAGATATCGCCAGCGTATTCCATCGCGATCCCGCGGCCCGTAACAAGCTCGAAGTGCTGTTCTGCTATCCCGGCCTGCACGCCATCTGGTTCCACCGTCTTGCTCATTGCCTGTGGGTGCGCGATGCCCGCCTGCTGGCACGTATGGTGTCCAACCTCGGGCGCTGGCTGACCGGTATCGAACTCCACCCCGGCGCCAAGGTCGGGCGGCGTTTCTTCATCGATCATGGCATGGGCGTGGTGATCGGCGAAACAGCCGAGATTGGTGACGATGTGACTCTGTATCAGGGCGTGACTCTGGGCGGCACCAGCTGGAACAAGGGCAAGCGCCATCCGACCCTGGAAGATGGTGTCGTGGTGGGGGCCGGCGCCAAGGTTCTCGGGCCGTTCACTGTGGGCAAGGGCGCCAAGATCGGCTCCAACGCGGTGGTGACCAAGGCGGTCCCGGCGGGGGCGACAGCAGTGGGTATTCCCGGCCGCATCATCGTCAAGGAAGAGGTGGTTGATGAGCAGCAGATCAAGCGTCAGGCCATGGCCGAGAAAATCGGTTTCGATGCCTACGGTGAGACCCGCGACATGCCCGACCCGGTTGCGCGTGCTATCGGTCTGATGCTAGATCACATGCATGCGGTGGATGGCCGGATCGAGGGCATGTGCCAGGCGCTGAACGAGCTGGGCAGTGATTACTGCGCCCGCGATCTGCCAAAGCTGGATACCGAGGATTTTGAGTCGCTCATGGATGATGCGGATGTCGAGTCGTCCGCTCCGGACGCCGACTCGTCCGCGCCACGCTGA
- the trmJ gene encoding tRNA (cytosine(32)/uridine(32)-2'-O)-methyltransferase TrmJ: MFDKIRVVLVNTSHPGNIGGAARAMKNMGLNQLVLVDPQRFPDPEANSRASGADDVLANAHVVATLEEALADCVLVMGTSARDRRIPWPVVDPREAADKVLDQLEGTAAGPVALVFGREDSGLTSEELQRCQFHVHIPSNPDFSSLNLATAVQVLAYELRMQSLQRQGQPTKMQKVETTALDNEVPATAEQMEQFYAHLQQVLVEIGFLDPQHPRKLMPRLRRLFGRIHPNVVEMNILRGILTETQKTIGVQASGARRR; encoded by the coding sequence GTGTTCGACAAAATTCGCGTGGTTCTGGTCAATACCAGTCATCCCGGCAATATCGGTGGCGCAGCGCGGGCCATGAAAAATATGGGCTTGAACCAGTTGGTGCTGGTCGACCCGCAACGCTTTCCTGATCCCGAGGCCAATTCCCGTGCTTCTGGTGCTGATGATGTATTGGCCAACGCGCACGTTGTTGCCACGCTGGAAGAGGCGCTGGCCGATTGTGTGTTGGTAATGGGTACCAGTGCCCGTGACCGCCGTATTCCCTGGCCGGTGGTCGATCCGCGGGAAGCGGCCGACAAGGTGCTGGATCAACTTGAAGGTACCGCAGCCGGCCCGGTGGCCCTGGTGTTCGGTCGTGAAGACTCGGGTTTGACCAGCGAGGAGCTGCAGCGCTGCCAATTCCACGTGCATATCCCGTCGAACCCCGATTTCAGCTCACTGAATCTGGCTACTGCGGTCCAGGTGCTGGCCTATGAGCTGCGCATGCAGAGCCTGCAGCGCCAGGGGCAGCCGACCAAGATGCAGAAAGTTGAAACCACTGCGTTGGATAACGAAGTGCCCGCAACCGCCGAGCAGATGGAGCAGTTTTATGCTCATTTGCAACAGGTGCTGGTTGAAATCGGCTTCCTTGACCCCCAGCATCCGAGAAAGCTGATGCCTCGTTTGCGTCGCCTGTTCGGGCGCATCCATCCCAATGTCGTCGAGATGAACATTCTACGCGGCATCTTGACCGAAACTCAGAAAACCATCGGCGTGCAGGCGTCCGGTGCGCGGAGACGTTAA
- the suhB gene encoding type III secretion system regulator SuhB produces the protein MQPMLNIALRAARSAGELIYRSMERLDVLTVSEKEANDYVSEVDRAAEQAIIQQLRKTYPNHGIHAEESGFQPGHGDGADIVWIIDPLDGTTNFLRGVPHFAVSVACRIKGRIEHAVVLDPVRQEEFTASRGRGAALNGKRLRVSGRKSLDGALLGTGFPFREDQVESLDNYLGMFRSLVGQTAGIRRCGAASLDLAYVAAGRYDAFWEFGLAEWDMAAGSLLIQEAGGLLSDFTGANDFLEKGHVVAGNPKCFKAVLTAIQPHLTPAMKR, from the coding sequence ATGCAGCCCATGTTGAACATCGCCCTGCGCGCTGCGCGCAGCGCCGGAGAATTGATCTATCGCTCCATGGAAAGGCTGGATGTCCTGACCGTCAGCGAGAAGGAAGCTAACGATTATGTCAGCGAAGTGGACCGGGCTGCGGAACAGGCCATCATCCAGCAACTCCGCAAAACCTACCCCAACCATGGCATTCATGCCGAAGAGTCCGGCTTCCAGCCGGGCCACGGTGATGGCGCTGATATCGTCTGGATCATCGATCCGCTGGACGGCACTACCAACTTCCTGCGCGGCGTCCCGCATTTTGCGGTAAGCGTCGCCTGCCGCATCAAGGGCCGTATCGAACATGCCGTGGTTCTCGACCCGGTACGTCAGGAAGAATTCACCGCCAGCCGCGGCCGGGGCGCTGCACTGAACGGCAAGCGCCTGCGCGTGAGTGGCCGCAAGAGCCTGGACGGCGCACTGCTGGGCACCGGCTTCCCGTTCCGGGAAGACCAGGTCGAGTCACTGGACAACTATCTGGGCATGTTCCGCAGCCTGGTCGGCCAGACCGCCGGCATCCGCCGCTGCGGCGCTGCCAGTCTGGACCTGGCCTACGTGGCCGCCGGTCGCTATGACGCCTTCTGGGAATTCGGCCTGGCCGAGTGGGATATGGCTGCAGGCAGCCTGCTGATCCAGGAAGCCGGCGGCCTGCTGAGTGATTTCACCGGCGCCAACGACTTTCTCGAGAAGGGCCATGTGGTTGCCGGTAACCCGAAGTGCTTCAAAGCCGTGCTCACCGCAATCCAGCCGCACCTGACGCCAGCCATGAAGCGCTGA
- the secF gene encoding protein translocase subunit SecF, whose product MINIKTINFMRLRKVFYALAAILMIGSIGSLAIKQLNLGLDFTGGALVELNYSEPADLSAVRSMLHDGGWEDAIVQNFGASTDVIIRLASDDPDLGNEIARLVKAQDGSEVSIKRVEFIGPQVGEELRDQGGLGMLLALAGILVYVGLRFQLKFAVAAVVALLHDVIFVLGFFSLFGLPFDLTVLAAVLAVIGYSLNDTIVVFDRVRENLRLMRNSDLEHVINVSTTQTLARTLATSFSTLLVLCALYWFGGENIRGFALALIIGIVVGTYSSIYVSNGLLVSLKLTREDLIPTQLEEVDERP is encoded by the coding sequence ATGATCAATATTAAAACCATCAACTTCATGCGGCTGCGCAAGGTGTTCTACGCTCTTGCCGCCATTCTCATGATTGGTTCCATCGGCTCGCTGGCAATCAAACAGCTGAATCTCGGGCTGGATTTCACCGGCGGCGCGCTGGTCGAGCTGAACTACAGCGAGCCGGCCGATCTGAGTGCGGTGCGCAGCATGCTGCATGACGGTGGCTGGGAAGATGCCATCGTGCAGAATTTCGGCGCCAGCACCGACGTGATCATCCGTCTGGCCAGTGACGATCCTGATCTGGGTAACGAGATTGCTCGTCTGGTAAAGGCGCAGGATGGTAGTGAAGTGTCCATCAAGCGAGTCGAGTTCATCGGTCCGCAGGTTGGCGAAGAGCTGCGGGATCAGGGTGGTCTGGGCATGCTTTTGGCGCTGGCCGGCATCCTGGTATATGTGGGGCTGCGCTTTCAGCTGAAGTTTGCCGTCGCTGCGGTTGTTGCTCTGCTGCATGACGTGATCTTCGTGCTGGGCTTCTTTTCGCTGTTCGGCCTGCCGTTCGATCTCACCGTTCTGGCGGCGGTCCTCGCGGTAATCGGCTACTCGTTGAACGATACCATCGTGGTATTCGACCGGGTGCGTGAAAACCTTCGGCTGATGCGCAACTCGGACCTCGAGCACGTGATCAACGTATCCACTACGCAGACGCTGGCCCGTACTCTGGCAACGTCCTTCAGTACCTTGTTGGTGCTGTGCGCGTTGTACTGGTTCGGCGGCGAGAATATTCGTGGTTTCGCGCTGGCGCTGATCATAGGTATCGTTGTCGGCACCTACTCTTCCATCTACGTTTCCAATGGTCTGCTTGTCAGTCTGAAGCTGACCCGTGAGGATTTGATTCCGACGCAGCTGGAAGAGGTGGACGAGCGGCCCTGA